One region of Eupeodes corollae chromosome 1, idEupCoro1.1, whole genome shotgun sequence genomic DNA includes:
- the LOC129953669 gene encoding uncharacterized protein LOC129953669, giving the protein MCPLTLESRINPDVHIPVSAVVLKKLTGNLPSQSVDASNLVELKGLRLADPNFDKPASIDILIGADIYPLILREGVKKEKDFSPIAQNTVFGWVLSGPCERFWELEEVPEIKPFSNEDKFCEKLYTDTTTRNLDGSYTVKLPFKPHLNISDLGLSRSSAVLQFLRQEKRLLCDISLREEYNKVLNEYISLKHMTLRSKGELNLSTQHFYLPHHAVVKPDSASTKVRVVFNASASTNKGHSLNDFLCTGPALQNDLQTILLKWRQYPYVFNSDIEKMYRQIHVHPDHHRFQRIIFRSSNSESDLADFEINRVTFGVNCAPYLAIRTLHQLASDEGNQYPLAKDMVLSDFYVDDVFSGGFDLDTVVQAQTQLNALLLSGGFCLKKWTANHPRLLENIPRGDVLDQHFLIIDENSHSKVLGIGWNAREDCFYIRCNLFSSTTVLTKRELFSNIAKIYDPIGWLAPTTILLKILLQDVWKDKTEWDAPIKSTRLETWKDFVKSFPIIKDIKIPRWINYTPDMCVEIHGFCDASLSAYAAAVYSRISDSSGNVFINLLCSKTKVAPLKAISIPRLELCGAVLLTRLVNAVQSSLRLKNYHVYLWTDSMIVLYWIRDCPSRLETFVRNRVSKVQTESPPGCIWKHVPSEHNPADIASRGVMPQNLIKNDQWWHGPSWLKNSQETWPITKIQKDPNWNLEIKQIKSFVVNQNTNDDILRRFSCYSRAIKVISYLFRFINLASRKRKRFYPFRYFSIKLTHHELTFVKTRLVVLAQRFYFSEEFNALYNSKPLSKNSTILSLNPTLDSDLIMRVNGRLTNANLSYNEKYPIILPYSCPLSKLLVGFFHRISLHGGNQQVMYLMRKSFWIPKVKNLIKSFANSCIVCVLHKRELQTQIMGTLPPERVNYSFPFTHVGLDFAGPFELKVQKGRFYQAVKGYACLFICLCTKAVHLEAVGSLSTESFLAAFDRFVGRRGVPQQLFSDNGTNFVAANKILKRELKKAVSEATLEAEKLYLPKNLKWNFIPPGSPHMGGLWEAGIKSFKTHFKKVVGNSRLTFEEFSTLLVKIESCMNSRPISPISENPSDPLPLTPGHFLKGAPLLSLPESQVGEIAKLRNWERVQQILYSFSKRWKEEYLTDLQRRTKWKFPKRNIKVGDVVVVRNENLPPTQWRLGKIVAVHPGKDGKVRVATVKTQQGEILRPIVKLCLLPVDQEVFQYSQYLPTRLNHVAVYITLHKDGEGNLITDHAGIMVRWKVYINELLIGQLTDEVDAPPFQEEAHMLSQPSKEKVEKAVKRLKVKKPQEPMAYPLSYVNMVSQLYND; this is encoded by the exons ATGTGTCCTCTCACGCTCGAATCTCGCATCAACCCTGATGTACATATACCGGTTTCAGCcgttgttttgaaaaagctgACAGGAAATTTGCCATCGCAGTCTGTTGACGCATCAAACTTGGTTGAGCTCAAGGGATTACGATTGGCAGATCCTAACTTTGATAAACCCGCTTCGATAGACATTTTGATCGGAGCAGATATCTACCCTCTTATTCTACGTGAAGGTGTTAAGAAAGAAAAGGACTTTTCACCAATTGCTCAAAATACGGTTTTCGGATGGGTTCTTTCTGGACCATGTGAA agATTTTGGGAACTCGAAGAAGTTCCAGAAATAAAACCCTTTTCTAACGaagataaattttgtgaaaaattgtatacGGATACAACAACTCGCAATCTAGATGGCAGCTATACAGTGAAACTTCCATTTAAGCCTCACTTAAATATATCAGATTTAGGTCTTTCCAGAAGTAGCGCAGTTTTACAATTTCTGAGACAAGAGAAGCGTCTTCTTTGCGATATATCGCTCAGAGAAGAGTATAACAAAGTTCTGAACGAATACATTTCTTTGAAGCACATGACGCTTAGGTCAAAAGGTGAATTAAATCTTTCCACACAGCACTTTTATTTGCCGCACCATGCTGTGGTTAAACCGGACAGTGCTTCAACAAAGGTTAGAGTCGTTTTTAACGCAAGTGCTTCTACCAACAAAGGGCATAGCCTAAACGATTTTTTGTGTACCGGTCCTGCTCTTCAAAATGACctacaaactattttattaaaatggcgACAGTATCCCTATGTTTTTAATAGCGATATTGAGAAAATGTATCGCCAAATACATGTTCACCCCGATCATCATAGATTCCAAAGAATAATTTTTCGATCGTCAAATTCAGAATCAgatttggctgattttgaaataaatagggTTACTTTTGGAGTTAACTGTGCTCCATATTTGGCAATCCGAACATTACATCAACTTGCCTCTGATGAAGGAAACCAATATCCTTTAGCAAAGGATATGGTATTGTCAGATTTTTATGTGGACGACGTTTTTTCTGGAGGGTTCGATCTAGATACTGTTGTTCAAGCTCAAACTCAGTTAAATGCACTACTTTTGTCCGGAGGGTTTTGCTTGAAAAAATGGACTGCAAACCACCCTCGCTTGTTGGAAAACATTCCTAGGGGGGATGTTTTAGACCAACACTTTCTTATAATCGATGAGAATTCACATTCGAAAGTTCTAGGTATAGGGTGGAATGCAAGGGAAGATTGCTTCTATATTCGATGTAACCTATTTTCTTCAACAACTGTTTTGACTAAACGTgagcttttttcaaatatagcTAAAATATATGACCCTATAGGTTGGCTTGCgccaacaacaattttattaaagattttattgcAAGATGTCTGGAAAGACAAAACTGAGTGGGATGCGCCCATAAAATCAACTCGGTTAGAGACATGGAAAGATTTTGTGAAATCCTTTCCTATAATAAAGGATATCAAAATTCCAAGATGGATCAATTATACTCCAGATATGTGTGTTGAAATACACGGCTTTTGCGATGCATCTCTAAGTGCATATGCTGCTGCTGTCTACTCTAGGATTTCAGATTCATCTGGAAATGTGTTTATCAACCTTCtttgctcaaaaacaaaagtggcTCCCCTAAAAGCCATTTCCATACCTCGGCTGGAGCTTTGTGGAGCTGTTTTGCTAACAAGGTTAGTAAACGCTGTACAAAGTAGTCTACGCCTGAAAAACTATCATGTTTACCTTTGGACGGATTCAATGATTGTCCTTTATTGGATTCGTGACTGCCCATCTCGATTGGAAACGTTTGTCCGAAACCGGGTCTCTAAAGTACAAACTGAGAGTCCGCCAGGTTGTATTTGGAAACATGTTCCTTCTGAACACAATCCAGCTGACATCGCTTCCCGGGGTGTAATGCctcagaatttaataaaaaacgacCAATGGTGGCATGGTCCAAGTTGGTTAAAGAATTCCCAGGAAACTTGGCCAATAACGAAGATTCAAAAGGATCCCAATTGGAatcttgaaatcaaacaaattaaaagctttgtagTAAATCAAAACACAAATGATGATATTTTGAGAAGATTTTCATGTTACTCTCGTGCTATAAAAGTCATATCATATTTGTTTAGATTTATTAACCTAGCTTCTCGCAAAAGAAAAAGGTTTTATCCTTTCAGATACTTTTCTATTAAGTTAACTCATCATGAATTAACTTTTGTGAAAACTCGACTCGTTGTACTAGCACAACGTTTCTATTTTAGTGAAGAGTTCAACGCTCTATATAACTCGAAACCGTTAAGCAAAAATAGTACAATTTTATCGCTTAACCCTACCTTAGACTCTGACCTAATCATGAGAGTCAACGGTCGTTTAACCAATGCAAATTTGAGTTACAATGAAAAATACCCAATAATATTGCCATACTCATGTCCGTTGTCGAAATTGCTAGTAGGATTCTTCCATAGAATTTCCCTACATGGAGGGAACCAACAAGTCATGTACCTCATGCGAAAGTCATTTTGGATTCCAAAagtaaaaaacttaataaaatcatttgcCAATAGTTGcattgtttgtgttttacacAAAAGGGAACTTCAAACCCAAATTATGGGAACACTTCCACCCGAAAGGGTTAACTATTCCTTTCCATTCACTCATGTTGGATTGGATTTCGCTGGCCCCTTTGAACTAAAGGTTCAAAAGGGTCGGTTCTATCAAGCAGTAAAAGGTTATGCTTGTCTTTTTATTTGTCTCTGTACAAAAGCTGTACATTTAGAAGCGGTAGGAAGTCTCTCAACGGAGTCGTTTTTAGCTGCTTTTGATAGATTTGTCGGTCGTAGAGGTGTTCCCCAACAACTTTTCTCTGATAACGGCACCAATTTTGTTGCtgctaataaaatattaaaaagggaGTTGAAAAAAGCCGTATCAGAAGCTACATTGGAAGCTGAAAAACTCTATCTACCAAAGAATTTGAAGTGGAATTTCATTCCACCAGGTTCTCCTCATATGGGCGGTCTATGGGAAGCTGGTATAAAGTCGTTTAAAACACACTTTAAGAAGGTTGTTGGAAACTCCAGGCTAACGTTTGAAGAGTTTTCAACACTGCTTGTTAAAATTGAGTCATGTATGAACTCCCGCCCTATTTCTCCGATTAGTGAGAACCCTTCTGACCCTCTTCCCTTAACACcgggacattttttaaaaggtgcACCCTTGCTCTCCTTACCCGAAAGCCAAGTTGGCGAAATTGCAAAACTAAGGAATTGGGAAAGAGTCCAGCAAATTTTATACTCTTTTTCAAAACGATGGAAGGAGGAATATTTGACCGATCTTCAACGAAGAACAAAGTGGAAATTTCCTAAGCGTAATATCAAAGTTGGAGACGTTGTAGTTGTGCGCAACGAAAATCTACCACCCACTCAATGGCGACTGGGAAAAATAGTGGCTGTTCACCCTGGAAAAGATGGAAAGGTTCGCGTTGCTACCGTTAAAACTCAACAAGGCGAAATTCTACGCCCTATAGTTAAATTATGTCTCTTGCCTGTCGATCAGGAAGTGTTCCAG